Sequence from the Bacillota bacterium genome:
ACATGCCTTAAGATACTTCTCAATGGCTTGATGGCACATAAAGCCTACATACAAAAATCTCTTCGTTATTAGCATTGCTTCTGCTGTTTCCAAATCATATTCGGCAATATCAATCCAGTAAGACACAACATCCCTATCGAATCCATTCATCTGGCGATACCTCCGAAGTGGATGGACGTCACCGCTGGCCACTGATTGCCATTATGCCTTCTTGTGCCATAGTATCATAGAACGCTTGTTCGTGCAAGTGGAGGCAAGACTCCAAGATTATTACCGGGTGTTCCCTGGGTCAAGCACAAGACTGGAAATACTGGGGGTACATAGATTGGGTGATGATGACCCTGTTGAGGCGGTTGGAGGGAATGGGGTTGGTACCTGGTGTGCCCTGCCAGTCACTGGGCTCCAAGGGTGAGCCCTCAGCGGTCGGCTCCGGGCTCTTCTTTCTTTATACTCAATGTGGTCTTGGTTCCCTGGCCCACCGTGCTCTTGATCTTCATGGCGAAGCGGTCGCCGAAGAACAGCTTCAGCCTGTCATGGGTGGTTCTTCATACCGTAGGGCTCCGACCGGATGCTTCCCTTGTGGGAGTTCACGTAGCGGGTGGTCTTTTGGAGGGTGTTCTCCGGTATCCCCACACCGTCCTACCCGGAAACCCCCGGTTTTGCACCAGGCTGGAATTGGCCTCAGCAGAAGAAGGAAACCGGCTACCAGTGAAGCCGGCTCCTTCATCGTCGGGTCCCGGTTCCTCGTGCCTCTCAAGACCTCACTGGGGCCTTGGCAGGAGCCGGGCCTTCTCCACTATCTCCGGGACCTTCTCCTCCCACATGACCGCCATGATGTGGACGCCCCTGACACCGGGGATCTCCCTGACCTCCTGGATCATCTCGGCCACCATGGCAATACCCTCGTCAGGCTGCTTCTCCTTGGGCACTCCCTTCATCCGGGCAAGCAGGTGGTCGGGTATGGCCATTCCCGGCACATCCTTCATGTACTTCAGCCCGCCATAGGACTTGCAGGGTACGAAGCCCGCGGTGATGTTAACCTTCTCGTGAAGGCCCATGTCGCACACCATCTCCATCCACCTCTTGAACCTGGGGATATCGAAGATGGCCTGGGTCTGCACGAAGTCCGCGCCGGCGGTGACCTTCTTGGCCAGCCGCATGGCCCGGAATTCAAAGGGATCCCCGAAGGGGTTCTCGGCGCAGCCTATGTACATGCGGGGCTCGACCTTCATCTCCTCACCGCAGAGGAACCTCTTCTCATCCCGCATGTTCTTGACGCAGTTGATGAGCTGGACCGAATCCAGGTCGTATACGTTCTTCCCTGTCTGGTGGTTACCGAAGGACTGGTGGTCGCCGCTAAGACAGAGAAGGTTTCTGATGCCCAGGCTGTAGGCACCCAGGATATCACTCTGCATGGCGATGCGGTTCCTGTCCCGGCATGTCATCTGGATGATGGGCTCGCCGCCGGTATTCATCACGTGCACGGCAGCGGCAATGCTGGACAGCCGCACGATGGCCGTCTGGTTATCCGTGAGATTTATCCCGTCGACGTAGTCCTTGAGGATCTCCGTGTTCTTGATGATCCCCTTGGATGACGCGCTCTTGGGCGGGCCCACCTCCGCTGTCACCACGAAGTTTCCCTCATTGAACAGCCGTTCAAGTCTGCTCTCCGTCTTCATACCCTCGAATCCTCCCTCACAACCCGGCGGGGGCCTCCGTCCCTGGCCTTGGACCAGTCCTTGGGGGGTATGACCGTGTTGAGCAATTCAAGCCGGCCCAGGCCCTTCAGCCTGTCATATATCAGTTGCCAAGCGCAGTCGGTCTCCTTGGACACCTCGCACTTGCCATCCTGGGACCCGCCACAGGGACCGTTCAAGAGGCTTTTGGAACAGCGGATGATGGGGCAGACCCCGCCAGTGAGGTGGAGTATGCACTCCCCGCAGAACCCGCACCTCTCGTCCCACTGACCCTCCAGCGTGGCTCCTCCCCCAAATTTGGTGTTCAGGGCAGGCACCACCCACTTGTCCCGGAAGCGTTCCGCCAGGAACTGCACTCCGACGCCGCAGGCCATGGACATGATGCAGTCTGCCTTCCCGGCCAGGGCGGCCATGTCCTCAAGGAACTCAGGATCACACTGGCGGTTCAGCGTGGTGGTGAGGATCTCCTTGGCTTGGCCGTTCTTCCCGAAGTGAAGGCGCAGGGCACTAGCCAGCACCGCCACCTCCTTCTCCCCCCCCGCTTGGCACACGGTGACGCACTCTGAGCACCCGGCGATGAGCAGGCAACGGGCGTCTTTCACCATCTCGATTATCTCGGACAGTGGCTTACGCTCGCCGACTATCATAAAACCCCACCTTCCTCCGTATCCTCAATATTCCTGCGGCATCTGGGAGAGCTGCTCCAGGGTGAACACTGGGCCGTCCCGGCACACGTAATTCTTTCCGATGTTGCAGCGCCCGCACTTTCCGATGCCGCACTTCATCCTCATCTCCAGGGTTGTTACGATCTGGCGGGGCTCAAAGCCCAGCTTCTCCAGGTTCTGGAGGACGAACTTGATCATGATGGGCGGCCCACAGGTCACCGTGACACAGTCATCCGGCTTGGGGGCGACCTCCATGAGCACCGCCGGGACGAACCCGACCTTGCCTGTCCACCTCTCGTCTCCCCTGTCCACCGTGACATGGAGGTCCACATCGGGCCGCTTGCCCCAGTTCTCCAGCTCCCACTTGAAGACCAGGTCCCCAGGACTACGCGCACCGTAGATGATGGTGACGTCGTTGAACCGGGAGCGGTTCTCCTGGTCCAGGGCATAGGTGATGAGGGACCGTACCGGCGCAAGGCCAATGCCACCCCCGATGATCACCAGGTTCTTCCCCTCCATATCCTCAACGGGGAAGTTGTTCCCGTAGGGGCCGCGGACTCCAATGATGTCGCCCACCCTGGTCTGGTGGAGGGCGGTGGTGACCACCCCCGCCTTCTTCACGCTGAACTCAAGGTAGCCCTTCTGGGTCGGGGACGAGGTTATGGAAATGGGGGCCTCTCCAACCCCGAACAGGGAGACCTCGGCGAACTGGCCCGGGCGGTACTTGAAGGTCTCCCAGGCGCTTTCATCCTGGAAGGCCACCCGGAAGGTCTTCACATCGTTGGTGTCGGTCTCCTGGATTATCTCGTTAATCACAGCCCTGCTGGGCATGTACGGGTTGTTCACCGTGGGATCCCCCCTATCTCCCTGACGACCTCTCTGATATCCAGGTTGACGGGGCAGTTCACAACGCAGCGGCCGCAACCCACGCAGGCAGTCACCCCATACTTGTGCACGAAGTAGTTAAGCTTGTGCATGAAGCGCTGTCGCATCCTCTCCATGCCAGTGGGCCTGGGGTTATGCCCCGAGGTGTGGAGGGTAAACAGGGCGAACTGGCAGGAATCCCAGTTCCGGTAGCGGGTGTATCCAGGGCCCCTCTCCTCATCCGTCACATCGAAGCAGTGGCATGTGGGACACACGTAGGTACAGACCCCGCAACCCAGGCACTTCTCGTACATGTACTTCCAGTACTCGTGTTCAAAGAAGCCGTCCAGATTCTCCTTTATGCCATCGATCTCGAAGGCCTTCTCCACCAGGCCCCTGGCAGCCTCGGCACGCCTGGCCGCCTCTTTGATGTCATCCTCCCCGGCGTCCTCCAGACTAGCCCCCTCCATGAGGGCCTCTCCCTTGCCGGTAAGGGTCTCCACCAGGTAGGCGTCACCGATATCAGTCAGAATGACATCGGCGCCCTCTTTCCCGTGGGGGTCTCCCCCGATGGATGTGCAGAAGCAGGCTGGCCCCGGCGCGTCACACCCCACCACAACGGTAGTGCTGTTTTCGCGCCTTGTCTTGTATGCCGGGTCATG
This genomic interval carries:
- a CDS encoding methylenetetrahydrofolate reductase: MKTESRLERLFNEGNFVVTAEVGPPKSASSKGIIKNTEILKDYVDGINLTDNQTAIVRLSSIAAAVHVMNTGGEPIIQMTCRDRNRIAMQSDILGAYSLGIRNLLCLSGDHQSFGNHQTGKNVYDLDSVQLINCVKNMRDEKRFLCGEEMKVEPRMYIGCAENPFGDPFEFRAMRLAKKVTAGADFVQTQAIFDIPRFKRWMEMVCDMGLHEKVNITAGFVPCKSYGGLKYMKDVPGMAIPDHLLARMKGVPKEKQPDEGIAMVAEMIQEVREIPGVRGVHIMAVMWEEKVPEIVEKARLLPRPQ
- a CDS encoding methylenetetrahydrofolate reductase C-terminal domain-containing protein, whose translation is MIVGERKPLSEIIEMVKDARCLLIAGCSECVTVCQAGGEKEVAVLASALRLHFGKNGQAKEILTTTLNRQCDPEFLEDMAALAGKADCIMSMACGVGVQFLAERFRDKWVVPALNTKFGGGATLEGQWDERCGFCGECILHLTGGVCPIIRCSKSLLNGPCGGSQDGKCEVSKETDCAWQLIYDRLKGLGRLELLNTVIPPKDWSKARDGGPRRVVREDSRV
- a CDS encoding FAD/NAD(P)-binding protein yields the protein MNNPYMPSRAVINEIIQETDTNDVKTFRVAFQDESAWETFKYRPGQFAEVSLFGVGEAPISITSSPTQKGYLEFSVKKAGVVTTALHQTRVGDIIGVRGPYGNNFPVEDMEGKNLVIIGGGIGLAPVRSLITYALDQENRSRFNDVTIIYGARSPGDLVFKWELENWGKRPDVDLHVTVDRGDERWTGKVGFVPAVLMEVAPKPDDCVTVTCGPPIMIKFVLQNLEKLGFEPRQIVTTLEMRMKCGIGKCGRCNIGKNYVCRDGPVFTLEQLSQMPQEY
- a CDS encoding 4Fe-4S dicluster domain-containing protein, whose amino-acid sequence is MGARLLKKGRVEELLNGWAASRRVVVPGPGPDYEDFVPWKGQGFGLPPVNARRSLKGVFFCRTDKLFRYDKRDGEVVFCEELPEGHVVVFGARPCDVRGTAMIDPVFMEDPDLHDPAYKTRRENSTTVVVGCDAPGPACFCTSIGGDPHGKEGADVILTDIGDAYLVETLTGKGEALMEGASLEDAGEDDIKEAARRAEAARGLVEKAFEIDGIKENLDGFFEHEYWKYMYEKCLGCGVCTYVCPTCHCFDVTDEERGPGYTRYRNWDSCQFALFTLHTSGHNPRPTGMERMRQRFMHKLNYFVHKYGVTACVGCGRCVVNCPVNLDIREVVREIGGIPR